Within Thermus sp. CCB_US3_UF1, the genomic segment GAGGGGGTACCCTACCCCCACCTCCGGGCCCTCCTCCAGGAGGTGGCGGCGCGGGAGCGGGCCCACGCCGAGGCCCTGGCCGAGGCCCTGCGCCGGCACGGGGCCTCCCTCCCCCCCACGCCCAAGGTGGAGGAGGTGGGGTGGGAGGCCCTGGTGCGCCTCCTCTCCGAGGAGGGGTTTGACCGGGCCTACTACCTGGAAAGCACCCTGCCCGAGCCGGAGCTGGAGGCCCTTTTCACCCGGCTTGGGCAGGAGGAACGGCTGAACCAGGAGGCGGTGCGCAAGGCGGTGGCCCTTTTGGGAGGAAGCCTATGATCACCAAGGCGGATATCCAGCGGATCAAGGAGGGAATAGCGGCCCAGGAACCCATCCTTTCCCTTTACGTGGACGTCAACCCGGCCAAGCCGGAAAACGCCGGCAAGGCCTACGCCCTGCGGGCCAAGGACGCCATGAAGGCCCTGAAGGTGCCGGAGGCCCTGGCGGAAAAGGTCTTGGAGGTCCTGAAGAACCAGGTGCTGGAGGCCAAGACGGCGGTCTTCTTCGCCGGGGACGACGTCTTTGAGGTCCTCCTCCTCCAGGTGGAGCTTCCCTTGGTGAGCGGGGTGAAAACCCAGTTCCTGGACGAAAAGGAAAGCCGCCTGCTCACCAACGGGACCTTGGCCCATTACGGCGCCCCCTTCCTCCTCCCCCTGGTCTACGCCCTGGACGAGTACGAGCGCTACGGCGTGGTCTACGTGGACCAGGAGCGCTGGCGGGTCTTTGAGGTCTTCCTGGGGGAGATCGGGGAGGTCCATGACGCCTTCCTGGCCCTGGACACCGAGGCTTGGCGCCGCCTCAGCTTGGACGCCCCGGGCCGCCGCTTCAACCTGGCGGGCATCTCCCGGGGCGGGGCGGGACAGGACCTCTTCGCCAAGCGCCTCGAGGCCTGGGAGGAGCGCTTTTACAAGACCTTGGCCCATGAGCTGGAAAAGCTCGTGGAGGCCCGGGGCTTCACCCGCCTCGTCCTCATGGGACCGGAGGAGCACACCAAGCTCTTCTTGGGCTACCTGCCCAAGCGCCTGAAGGAGAAGGTGGTGGCCCTCCTCCCCTCCCTCCCCCACCCCAACGCCACCCCCGGCCAGGTGCTGAAGCGGCTGGAGCCGGAGCTTTTGGCCATTGAGCGGGCCAAGGAGCTGGAGCTCCTAGAAAGCCTGGAAGAGGCCTACCCCAAGGCGGTCTTCGGCCCCGAGGTCCTGGACAGGGTGCAGGAGGGGCGGGTGGAGGTCTGGGTCCTGCCCTGGACCTTGGACCAGGGGGTTTACGCCTGCGACGGGTTTTACTTCGCCGAGGAGGCGAAGGCCCTCTCGGCCTGCGAGCGGCCCGAGGCTAAGCCCCTGGCCGTGGTGTTGCCCGAGCTCGCCGCCGGCTACGCCACCAGGCTGGAGTTCGTGCGCGGCGAGGCGGAGAAACGGCTTCTTGAGCGCGGGGGGATGGCCGCGCTCTTGAGGTGGTAAGGAGGTGATGGAAGGTGTTGCGGTTTGATCCTTTTAGGGAACTGGAGGAGCTTCAGGAAAGGCTGGCGCGGGCCTTTGCGCCCCAAGGGCAGGGGCCTAGGGTCTACGCCCCGCCCGTGGACGTGATGGAGGACGCCGAGGGGCTCCACCTCCTCGTTTACCTCCCCGGGGTGGACCCCGAGAAGGTGGAGGTGGTGGCGGAGGAAGGCGTGCTCTCCGTGAAGGCGGAGCGGCCTCTAGAGAAGCAAGAAGGGGTGGCCTACCACCGCCTGGAAGGCCCCTACGGCACCTTCGCCCGGAGCTTCAACGTGCCCAGCACCTACGACCTTTCCCGGGTGCAGGCCCGGTTCCGCCACGGGGTCTTGCACCTTCTGATGCCCAAGGCGGAGGCCACCCGGCCCAAGAAGATCCAGGTTCAGGTGGAGTGAGGAGGTGAAGTATGCGGCGCACGGTGCGGTACATCCTCGCTACCTCTAACCCCATGGGCGACCTCGAGGCCTTGGAGAAGTTCGTCAAGGTGGCCCCGGACACGGGGGCGGACGCCATCGCCGTCATCGGTAACCTCATGCCCAAGACGGCGAAAAGCCGGGACTACGCCGCCTTCTTCCGCATCCTGGCCGAGGCGCACCTGCCCACCGCCTACATCCCCGGCCCCGAGGACGCCCCCATCTGGGAGTACCTGCGGGAGGCGGCCAACATTGAGCTGGTCCGCCCCGAGATGCGGAGCGTCCACGAAACCTTCACCTTCT encodes:
- a CDS encoding ferritin family protein; translation: MDVVAVLQKAYQDELQDALRAERAAEGVPYPHLRALLQEVAARERAHAEALAEALRRHGASLPPTPKVEEVGWEALVRLLSEEGFDRAYYLESTLPEPELEALFTRLGQEERLNQEAVRKAVALLGGSL
- a CDS encoding VLRF1 family aeRF1-type release factor, translated to MITKADIQRIKEGIAAQEPILSLYVDVNPAKPENAGKAYALRAKDAMKALKVPEALAEKVLEVLKNQVLEAKTAVFFAGDDVFEVLLLQVELPLVSGVKTQFLDEKESRLLTNGTLAHYGAPFLLPLVYALDEYERYGVVYVDQERWRVFEVFLGEIGEVHDAFLALDTEAWRRLSLDAPGRRFNLAGISRGGAGQDLFAKRLEAWEERFYKTLAHELEKLVEARGFTRLVLMGPEEHTKLFLGYLPKRLKEKVVALLPSLPHPNATPGQVLKRLEPELLAIERAKELELLESLEEAYPKAVFGPEVLDRVQEGRVEVWVLPWTLDQGVYACDGFYFAEEAKALSACERPEAKPLAVVLPELAAGYATRLEFVRGEAEKRLLERGGMAALLRW
- a CDS encoding Hsp20/alpha crystallin family protein; this translates as MLRFDPFRELEELQERLARAFAPQGQGPRVYAPPVDVMEDAEGLHLLVYLPGVDPEKVEVVAEEGVLSVKAERPLEKQEGVAYHRLEGPYGTFARSFNVPSTYDLSRVQARFRHGVLHLLMPKAEATRPKKIQVQVE